TGAAATGAGAGCGAAAAAAATACCTTATCAAGAGGTCATCGTGATGACATGATCATGATAAATTAATAGCCAAATATCAATTACAATATAGCAATTAAAAATCTGCAAAAAAGATAAAAATAAGTTAATAATGATATATTTAAGTGAAGAATGTTTAAAAAGAGGAATAAAATATACCTCTAGTTGCGCCTAGGTATAGGAGGCTTAGGCAATTGCATTTgcctatttttcttattttgaaATGCCTTTTTTTATTTGTTGAAGATCTAGTCCTTTGTATATTTCTCTTTCAATGTAGCACAACATCAAGTCATTTAGCCAACCATCGGTCATCTTAGCGCAATTCTATCTTAATAATCTTCATAGCCGGGAAGGCTCTTTCAACTGTTGCGGTCGCCACTGGTAATAACAATGCCAACTCgataagccgatacaccaaTAGAAATACAATATGTCTCTCTAGATGAACCATTGTCTTTGATAGGCTCGCAAGGTCGTAACAAGCTTTGAACTCTTCAACTCTTCGCACATGAATAATGAAAGTTTTTAGTTGATCTTTTATAGTCTTACAGTCATCAAAAGAAAAGTCTTCATAATAGATATTCGTAATCTGAGCAAGCTTATCCACATCAAAGTTAGAGAATGAATTTCTTGGGTCAAGATAAGAAAAACACACAAGCAACTCCGAGGATAGCTCATTAAAGCGATGATCCAACTCAGTGGTAATAGAATCTATAGCAGCATAGAAGGTATCAACACGATAATAATACTCTTGAGTGATATTTTTTCTCCCACCTTTCCTTGACCAACCATATCGTGGTAAAGCATCACTCATATTTGGTATTGGGATATCATTTGCAAGGCAAAATACTTTAGTTTCTTCAAACAATGGCTCCCAACCTTCACTTCTCAAATTAAGCAAACGTGTTCTCACATCAACAACCAAAGACATAGCTTGAACAATATTTTGATCCTTCTTttgcaagagaagagagagcTCATTTGTGATGCGGAGAATTTGCAACACCATCTTCATATTAAATACAAAGCTGAAACACTCCATTTTTTCCACCAAGCCTCCTGCACCCGATGGATTGCGCTCATCCTGATGCACAATTTCTAAAACTTCAATTACTGAATCCCACATAGAGTCAATACGAAGTAAAGTCTTGTAATGAGATCCCCATCTTGTATCTCCGTATCTTGCCAATGATGTTTCTTGTTGTTTATCTCTTCCTGATGAAATTTCTCCGCTATCCAACTTAGACAAGAGAGTTAAGCGATGCTTATGAAGCAGTAAATCCTTCCTTTTGCAAGAAGCACTAGTGCTACTCAAAATCAATGTCACGTAGTTGAAGAAATCCTCAAGAGATGAGCAACATTTTGAGACAGCAACTACCAATTGCAACTAATGAGAAAAGTAATGTATATAGAAAGCAAATGGGTTCTCATCACGAatcaatttctgaagaccattaAACTCTCCTCTCATATTAGAAGCACCATCATACCCCTGCCCTCGAAACCTTGCAACAACTAATCCATGGTCACTTAACATCTCAACCAATGCTTTCTTCAATGATTCTGATGTTGTGTCCTTGACATGCTTGATACCCAAAAATCTTTCTATTACTTCTCCTTTTTTGTTGACAAATCTCACCACTATTGTCATTTGTTCCTTGACCGATATATCACAGGATTCATCAGCAATAACAGAAAATAGACAGTCCCCCATTTCTTCCTTTATTGCCTTTGTGACTGCTTCTGCACAACAGTTTGCAAGTTCTTTTTGAATTGTTCCAGAAGTCATTTTGGCATTTTTTGGACACAACTTATCAAAAGCTTGTCTGACCTCCTCATTCCTTTGTTTGTACCAATCAAGAAGTTTTTAAAAATTTCCCTTATTCAAAGAAGTAGCAGACTCGTCATGTCCCCGAAATGGCTCACCTTGCAATGCTAGATAACTTACAATACTTAAGGAAGCTTCCAATCGAGTCTCGTATTTAACCAATGCATCTCTACTATAACTTGAAACCTTATGTCTTACACTTTACCTTTGGTTATCAAAATCATAAAATGCTGTTGTTGCAACATTGTGTATGCTACTAGGCCCACCAACATGTTTGGAAAATGCCAAGGAAGCATTCCTCCACTGTGAGAAGCCAAGTTTTGTGAATGCATCATAACAAAACTTATCATCCATTCTGtcagtgtttaaccggctgcctaCCAAgagatatgcccaaggtggtaagttttaggtgaggagacgctgagatcaggaactcgaaggtgcaaggaacataaaacttagacaggttcgggctgcgaggtgcgtaataccctacgttctgtgtggtggtttgtattgccttgtgTGTTGATGTTgtattttgaatgggtccctgccctcccttatatatccgagaggtcagggttacaagaatcctaatcaatactagataaggaatcgtaaccgaaaACAACTCGactagattccttctgtaccgactagttttatctcctattcatatgagataaataagataaataagagataagacggactttatCTCTcaagcctgtttaaactacgttatgtaaacagtcccgtggccccgggtctgacacattCGATCATGTTTAAAAAGGTAGCAATAGAAGCAATAAGGCTTATTCTTCTCCAAACTATATTTCAACCAACTATGTTGTCTAAACCAATGTTTTTGAAAGCTTCTTTTATAATTGGATTTGGGAAAATTATGACCAATTGGTTGAATCGGACCTTTAACTATGAAATCCCTCCTAACTTCATCTCTAAGGCTATCTCCACCGGTGTCCTGTAAAAGGCCCGATTCTGTAAATTGGAGGATTCTGTAGCTTCTCTAAACCTCCAGCGGTACCCGCTAAAAGGATCGCTAAAATGGAGGACTCCCACTGCGTCCGGCACAGATGAAGGGGCGACCGGCGTCCTCCATGCCTGTCGCCCcttccgcgcgcgcgcgggaggaaacggccggccaggggaggcggctcgcgcgggaggaggggcggcgggccgcggtcggcggggcgcggaggagggggccggcgcgggcggaggggcggcgcgggccggcggggcaggggcggcgcgcgcgcgggagggcgCGGTGGGGCGCGCGAGGCgcgggagcggcggcagcggggcgcggaggggcggcgcgggcgcggaggaggggccgaggaggggcgggggagcggcggcggaggagcggcggatgAGGGGCGctgcgggcggaggaggggccgaggaggggcgggcggaggcagagggaggaggagggggggcgggcggcggcggaggaggagggggggcgggcggaggcagaggggggaggaggggggcgggcggcggcggcggaggaggaggaggaggagggcgggcggcggcagagggggaggaggagggcgggcggcggcggcggaggaggaggaggagggcgggcggcggcagaggggggaggaggagggcgggcggcggcggaggaggaggaggaggagggcgggcggcggcagaggggggaggaggagggcgggcggcggcggaggagggggaggaggagggcgggcggcggcagaggggggaggaggagggcgggcggcggcggaggagggggaggaggagggcgggcggcggcggaggagggggaggaggagggcgggcggcggcggaggagggggaggaggagggcgggcggcggcggagggggggggcgggcggagaaggaggaggaggaggaggcgggcggcggcggaggaggagggcgggcggcggcagaggggggaggaggagggagggcggcggcggagaaggaggcggaggaggaggcgggcggcggcggaggaggaggaggagggcggggcggcgcggggcggcggggcggcggcgctgtggggcgggggagggccggcgctgcgggcggaggaggaggggcgctgcggggcggcgcgcggggcggcacggcggggaTTGGCGctcgggggaaacggttaggaagaaatgataaaaaaataaaattgtggggtatagaggatggaaatagaggaCGTTGTTGGAGTAAAATTTAGTATAGAGAACgaagttgatatggaggatggaaataggggatgggatttggaggatatcgctggagatagcctaataTTAGAAACAAAGCGATCAATTGGAATACAAAGACCTGGATTAGAAATAATGTGGCCCGGGTTGAACTCAGTTATACCTTCCACTTCTTGACCATTAACTTCTTCACTATTGTTTTCTTGAACATGTGCATTTTCTTCCTCAATATCCTCTTGAACATGTGCATCTTCTTCCGCTTCACCGTTGTCATCTTGAACATCTGGATGAGCAATATTTTTTGCTTCCACTTCTACTTCAGGTTCATGATGAAGATGAACTCCACTAGCATGAGTGCTACTCTGTCCACAAGTAAAATATCTATAGATCCCTGAAATTAAATATGGTCACTGGTCATCCGGATGTTCAAGATATACCTATAAATTACTAGACATTGCTAGAGGCCTAGAGCCTAGACACTGGACAATGAGTAAAAATATACCGTTTTGGTTAATTTTTTTCTTCCCCTTGCTATTTCCAACCATGGTCAGGGGCTCTGGGCGtctcagaagaagaagaacggaGGCAGGATGGCGGCGGGGCGCTGGCACTCGGCAAGACGGCAAGGACGGCGGCCGGGGCACCGGGATGCGGGCGGACGGCAGCTGCGGCGCCGGGATGCGGCAGGAGGGCGGCTGGGCATCGAGTCGGGATGCGGCAGGATGGCAGCCGGGCGTCGGGCTGGAGCCGCTGGACCCTGGAGGCGGGGGGAGGCGGAGCAGCGCCTGCGTGCGACGGTGCGAGGCGGGCTGGAGCCGCTGGAGCTGGAGGCGGGGGTAGCCGGAGCGGCGCCGATGCCCGCGCCGCGTCGAGGCGGCTGCGCGCTGCGGAGGCCGAGGCGGGGTGCGCGCTCCGTCGCAACGCGGAGCTGGAGGAGAAGGCCCAGCAGGCGGGCGCCGAGTGCCAGGCGTGGATGGGCGTCGCCAGGAGCCACGAGGCCGTCGCAGCTGGCCTCCGCGCCACGCTGGAGCAGCTCCTGcagccgccccgcgcggccACCGGTGGCTGCGAGGGCGACGCCGAGGACGCGCGGTCGTGCTGCTtcgaggcgccggcggcggtcgcggaCGGCTCCGACGAGGACGGTGCTGCGTCGTCCGGGTCGAAGACGTCGTGCAGGACTGCAGGTcgtgcggcggccggcggcggataGCCGGATAGGGTTAATTTTTCTTTTTACGGGGTGAagttgggctgggctgaggtATTGACTGAGCAATACCCAGCAATACCGGGCCCTCCGCCACTGAAGTGAGTCCTGTCTCTCTCAACCCGATTCCAGTGTGACTGCTACTATATCCACAGGTGAACTGCTGCGGCCTTCACTATACGATTGGATTGATAATTAGGACCTACTGTGTCTTTTCTTTCTCAAGTCTTGTCTGACCatccctcaaaaaaaaaagtcttgctgaccacaacaaatttttcATATGATCAATTATGCTAACTTCTAAATGTGAATTCGGAGAACCCAGAAACAAATTAGTTAAACTGTTTCGTTCCCAAAAAAAAAGTTAAACTGTACGCATGTCCATATATTTCAACTAGTCTCTCTTCAGTTGCTTGCTTATATCTTAAGATTAACATAACTACATCTGTTGTACACTTGTGTTTTCTCTAGTTTACTCGATCACCTATACATAGCTTTCACAAGAAAAAGAAAGCTAGAAACTTAAGCCTTAAGCTGTAGTAGTCTATAGCACAAAaagctacaactccttctccacTCTTCTAATGCTCATGAAAGCAATTCCAGGAGACCATCTTGTTGTGTGTGCATTGGATGCCACTAACAATCATAGCTTGGTTAGCTGCCTCTCCCAAGAACAGCCTTTATGTTGTTTATTACAAAGGGAACGTGCTGTTTACATGTAGGGCAAAGCTATCACTACTTCACTAGTACGTCCTTGCTCTGTCCTATACTACCAAGTTAGTAACTCTACCTCATCTATATGATGGCTACTTGCAATTGAGGGTAAGAAAGACCAGACAGGGGTGCAATAGTCAACAAATAAATCTGCGTGATTTCGACTAGTGATCCAAATGATTTGCTGCAATAATGCAACACCTGATGGTGCCAACCCTGATGCAAATGAAGTAAATCACGATTAGTACAAAAGAGACTTTCTGGCTATCCATTGCTTGCAGTTAGAAGACCTTTCTACTACAAGACAGTTTCCTAAAATCAAAGTGATGGCTATAATAAAGAGAGTCGATGAGTGGAGGGGAAAGCATTCACCATATATTCTCATAACTTGCGCAGGATTATTACACCTATGGACTGAAAAGAGAGTGGTGATCTGAACATAGTTACAGAAAGAAGAACAGCACATAAGATTCTTGTCAATGACATAGATTGGATTCGATGCACTATCAATATTCTTCCATAGCAATTAAAAGAGATCCTTTTTACTTCGTAATTTCTTGCCTTTATGTTTTGAATAGGAGCTAAAG
The genomic region above belongs to Panicum hallii strain FIL2 chromosome 4, PHallii_v3.1, whole genome shotgun sequence and contains:
- the LOC112890303 gene encoding uncharacterized protein LOC112890303, which translates into the protein MRQDGSRASGWSRWTLEAGGGGAAPACDGARRAGAAGAGGGGSRSGADARAASRRLRAAEAEAGCALRRNAELEEKAQQAGAECQAWMGVARSHEAVAAGLRATLEQLLQPPRAATGGCEGDAEDARSCCFEAPAAVADGSDEDGAASSGSKTSCRTAGRAAAGGG